A single genomic interval of Dyella sp. GSA-30 harbors:
- a CDS encoding NAD(P)/FAD-dependent oxidoreductase produces the protein MTNQDDAAFERCDVAIIGGGPAGSTAATLLARRGYKVVVLEKAHHPRFHIGESLLPMNLPVFERLGVLDKVRAMGVYKAGADFEADNARGYNTYAFSRVVGESPPHAFQVWRQDFDQMLFKHACESGADGREGHEVVQVEQTGSRESHLEVRSDDGRTYKLATRYVVDASGRDALLSRRKKLKRKNPEHQSAAIFGHFHNATYRSGEDAGNISIYSFAHGWMWMIPLPDGVMSVGAVCRPDYLKQRRGSPAEFLLETLRSNPALWERVRQAELIGDEVRVTGNYSYDSGRMGGPGWLLIGDAFAFLDPVFSSGVYLAMSGAENAVAVIDQALREPRQEMRLIRRLERRQRAGMRRFAFFIYRFNGPVMQHLFRNSKGFLQLDQGVTSMLAGDVFDSFPVWWRLQVFRLVYAIHALCDRSRWAAERKLRLAQARTAFTGGTTQVDDA, from the coding sequence ATGACGAATCAGGACGATGCAGCGTTCGAGCGTTGCGATGTGGCCATCATTGGCGGCGGGCCGGCGGGGAGTACGGCCGCGACGCTGCTGGCCCGACGGGGTTACAAGGTGGTGGTGCTGGAGAAAGCCCATCATCCGCGGTTTCATATCGGCGAGTCCTTGCTGCCGATGAACCTGCCGGTGTTCGAACGCCTTGGGGTGCTGGACAAGGTGCGCGCCATGGGCGTGTACAAGGCCGGCGCGGATTTCGAGGCGGACAACGCGCGCGGCTACAACACCTATGCTTTCAGCCGCGTGGTTGGAGAAAGCCCGCCGCATGCATTCCAGGTATGGCGCCAGGATTTCGACCAGATGCTGTTCAAGCACGCGTGCGAGAGCGGGGCCGATGGCCGCGAGGGACACGAGGTAGTGCAGGTCGAGCAGACCGGTTCGCGTGAGTCGCATCTGGAAGTACGTAGCGACGACGGACGCACCTACAAGCTGGCAACACGTTATGTCGTCGATGCCAGTGGCCGCGATGCTCTGCTGTCGCGTCGCAAGAAGCTCAAGCGCAAGAATCCGGAGCACCAGAGCGCGGCCATCTTCGGCCACTTCCACAATGCGACCTATCGCAGTGGCGAGGACGCCGGCAACATCAGCATCTACAGCTTTGCGCATGGCTGGATGTGGATGATCCCGCTGCCCGACGGCGTGATGAGCGTGGGCGCGGTATGTCGCCCCGATTACCTCAAGCAGCGCCGTGGCAGCCCGGCCGAGTTTCTGCTGGAGACGCTGCGGTCGAACCCGGCGCTGTGGGAGCGCGTGCGCCAGGCCGAGTTGATCGGCGACGAGGTACGCGTCACCGGCAACTACTCCTATGACTCCGGACGCATGGGCGGTCCAGGCTGGCTGCTGATCGGCGACGCCTTCGCCTTTCTCGATCCGGTGTTCTCCTCGGGCGTGTACCTGGCCATGAGCGGTGCCGAGAATGCCGTGGCGGTGATCGACCAGGCCCTGCGCGAGCCACGGCAGGAAATGCGCCTGATCCGCCGGCTGGAGCGCCGCCAACGTGCCGGCATGCGACGTTTCGCGTTCTTTATCTACCGGTTCAACGGCCCGGTGATGCAGCACCTGTTTCGCAATTCCAAAGGGTTCCTGCAGCTGGACCAAGGCGTTACCTCGATGCTGGCCGGCGATGTCTTCGACTCGTTCCCGGTGTGGTGGCGCCTGCAGGTGTTCAGGCTGGTCTACGCGATCCATGCCTTGTGCGATCGCTCGCGCTGGGCGGCCGAGCGCAAGCTGCGCCTTGCGCAGGCCCGAACGGCCTTCACCGGGGGAACGACTCAGGTAGACGACGCCTGA
- a CDS encoding UvrD-helicase domain-containing protein — protein MLNPQQLAAVEHCDSPLLVLAGAGSGKTSVITQKIAYLIARKKLPAAKIAAITFTNKAAKEMRERVAKLISSEDAAALTVCTFHALGLKFLQIEHARANLRKGFSVLDADDSESIIKELAPKGIKPDALFALRNLVSRAKNSGLSPAQAQAAARSPREQDAAMIYELYQARLAAFNAVDFDDLIRLPLNILENDTECRDGWRERLRYLLVDEYQDTNDAQYRLLKALAGERGRITCVGDDDQSIYAWRGANPENIDQLGRDWPNLRVIKLEQNYRCGKRILRAANKLIANNPHLHEKKLWSDHPEGPQIRVLECKENEHEAERVAAIATTLAEKHKARWHDIAILYRGNFQARPLEKALRLARIPYHLTGALSFLDRAEVKDLLCYLRLLTNPSDDAAFLRVVNVPKREIGATTLEKLGQIAQTKHASLLDAARSDAVLRQLTPRPAAALASFTNLLDELRSAAQHESAADLVETILKRTGYAAQIATSTTDATLRERRLGNLRELADWFRAMQKGNNSAGDLAAQLALLSHADRDEPGNAVRMMTLHSAKGLEFRFVFIVGCEDGTLPHDGAIDEGRIDEERRLMYVGITRAKEMLTLSWSAKTKRYGEVHSNQPSRFLHELPQDDLHWQGKDPEADKEVVRETAESHMAKIAAMLAGN, from the coding sequence ATGCTCAATCCGCAACAATTGGCCGCCGTCGAACACTGCGACAGCCCGCTACTGGTGCTTGCCGGCGCGGGTTCCGGCAAGACCTCGGTGATCACGCAGAAAATCGCGTACCTGATTGCGCGCAAGAAGCTTCCCGCCGCCAAGATCGCCGCGATCACCTTTACCAACAAGGCGGCCAAGGAAATGCGCGAGCGCGTGGCCAAGCTGATCAGCAGCGAGGACGCAGCAGCCCTGACCGTATGTACCTTCCACGCGCTGGGTCTGAAATTCCTGCAGATCGAGCACGCGCGCGCCAATCTGCGCAAAGGCTTCTCGGTACTCGACGCCGACGACAGCGAAAGCATCATCAAGGAGCTGGCGCCCAAGGGCATCAAGCCCGACGCCCTGTTCGCGCTGCGCAACCTGGTCAGCCGCGCCAAGAACTCGGGCCTGTCGCCGGCCCAGGCGCAGGCGGCCGCGCGCAGCCCGCGCGAGCAGGATGCGGCGATGATCTACGAGCTGTATCAGGCCCGCCTGGCGGCATTCAACGCGGTGGATTTCGACGACCTGATCCGCCTGCCGCTGAATATCCTGGAGAACGACACCGAATGCCGCGATGGCTGGCGCGAACGCCTGCGCTATCTGCTGGTCGACGAATACCAGGACACCAACGATGCCCAATACCGGTTGCTCAAGGCGTTGGCTGGCGAGCGCGGCCGCATCACCTGCGTGGGCGACGACGACCAGTCGATCTATGCCTGGCGCGGCGCCAATCCGGAAAATATCGACCAGCTCGGCCGCGACTGGCCGAACCTGCGCGTAATCAAGCTGGAACAGAACTATCGCTGCGGCAAGCGCATCCTGCGCGCGGCCAACAAGCTGATCGCCAACAACCCGCATCTGCACGAAAAGAAACTGTGGAGCGACCACCCGGAAGGCCCGCAGATCCGCGTGCTGGAGTGCAAGGAAAACGAACACGAAGCCGAACGCGTCGCCGCCATCGCCACCACCCTGGCGGAAAAGCACAAGGCACGCTGGCACGATATCGCCATCCTTTATCGCGGTAATTTCCAGGCGCGCCCGCTGGAGAAAGCACTGCGTCTGGCACGCATTCCGTATCACCTCACCGGCGCACTGTCGTTCCTGGACCGCGCCGAAGTCAAAGATCTGCTTTGCTACTTGCGCCTGTTGACCAATCCTAGCGACGACGCGGCGTTTCTGCGCGTAGTCAACGTACCCAAGCGCGAGATCGGCGCCACCACGCTGGAAAAACTCGGCCAGATCGCGCAGACCAAGCACGCATCTCTGCTCGATGCGGCCCGCAGCGACGCCGTCTTGCGCCAGCTCACGCCACGCCCTGCCGCTGCACTGGCATCGTTCACCAACCTCCTCGACGAACTGCGCAGCGCAGCACAACACGAAAGCGCCGCCGATCTGGTCGAAACCATTCTCAAGCGTACCGGTTACGCCGCGCAGATCGCCACCAGCACCACCGACGCCACATTGCGCGAACGCCGCCTGGGCAACCTGCGCGAACTGGCCGACTGGTTCCGCGCCATGCAGAAGGGCAACAACAGCGCCGGCGACCTCGCCGCCCAACTCGCCCTGCTCAGCCATGCCGACCGCGACGAGCCCGGCAACGCGGTGCGCATGATGACCCTGCACTCTGCCAAAGGGCTGGAATTTCGCTTCGTCTTTATCGTCGGCTGCGAAGACGGCACCTTGCCGCATGATGGCGCGATTGACGAAGGCCGCATCGACGAAGAGCGCCGCCTGATGTACGTCGGCATCACCCGTGCCAAGGAAATGCTGACCCTCTCGTGGTCGGCCAAGACCAAACGCTACGGCGAAGTGCACAGCAACCAACCCAGCCGCTTCCTGCACGAATTACCGCAGGACGACCTGCATTGGCAGGGCAAGGATCCGGAGGCGGACAAGGAGGTCGTGCGCGAGACGGCCGAGTCGCACATGGCGAAGATTGCGGCGATGCTGGCTGGAAACTGA
- a CDS encoding tetratricopeptide repeat-containing sulfotransferase family protein — protein sequence MSDPKQMYEQAIAAFNRRDWRNALDLTNKLLPLAPDHAALHYLNGVASLELQLLPAAVTHLGYASELEPRNGNYGAQFARSLLSLRMTKEALTTAHRTMALVPRDAQTLDTLGVVFSLCNAYQPAADAFQQVVALEPKNAQYRFNYATTLIAVGNLADAEEQLESCITINPAFWNAHLTLAQIRRQTSTHNHVARLRDLLPRTGSDLQASMHLHLALGKEYEDLADYPHAFAHFTQGKAAGGRTKSYSIARDEALFSALVEAFPNPLAETSGYDTDEPIFITGMPRSGTTVVERIISSHPDVFSAGELQNFGVVLKRSSGSQTFSLLDPDTVTRSLQLDWQQIGQRYIDSTRPLTGSKPRFIDKLPHNFLYAGFIAKALPKAKIICLRRHPMDTCLSNFRQLFTLSSPYYDYSFDLLNVGRYYVLFDRLMAHWQHVLPGRILEVEYEALVDAQEAGSREIIQFCGLSWNDACLDFHQNASPVATASAVQVREPMNRRTIDRWRNYEEQLVELHALLRGEGIAVD from the coding sequence ATGTCAGATCCAAAGCAGATGTACGAACAGGCGATCGCTGCCTTCAACCGGCGCGATTGGCGCAACGCACTCGACCTCACCAACAAACTCCTGCCCCTGGCTCCAGATCATGCTGCCTTGCATTACTTGAATGGCGTGGCGTCCCTGGAGCTGCAACTGCTGCCCGCGGCCGTAACCCATCTTGGCTACGCGAGTGAACTCGAACCCAGGAACGGTAACTACGGCGCGCAATTTGCCAGGTCGCTGCTTTCGCTCCGAATGACCAAGGAAGCCCTTACGACGGCGCATCGGACCATGGCCCTGGTCCCACGCGATGCCCAGACGCTCGATACCCTGGGCGTGGTTTTTTCGCTGTGCAATGCATATCAGCCAGCCGCCGATGCATTTCAGCAAGTAGTCGCCCTGGAGCCAAAGAACGCGCAGTACCGCTTCAACTACGCGACGACCCTGATCGCGGTTGGCAACCTCGCCGACGCAGAGGAGCAGCTCGAAAGCTGCATCACGATCAACCCGGCCTTCTGGAACGCACACCTCACGCTCGCCCAGATTCGTCGCCAGACATCGACGCACAATCACGTGGCTCGTCTGCGGGACTTGCTGCCAAGAACTGGCTCTGACCTTCAGGCCAGCATGCATCTGCATTTGGCCCTGGGCAAGGAGTACGAAGACTTAGCGGATTATCCCCATGCCTTCGCACACTTTACTCAAGGCAAGGCGGCCGGCGGGCGCACCAAGAGTTATTCGATAGCTCGCGACGAAGCGCTCTTCTCGGCGTTGGTCGAAGCCTTCCCTAACCCCCTCGCCGAGACCTCGGGCTACGACACCGACGAACCCATCTTCATCACCGGCATGCCGCGCAGCGGCACCACCGTGGTGGAACGCATCATCAGCAGCCATCCGGACGTCTTTTCGGCGGGCGAGCTACAGAATTTCGGCGTCGTATTGAAGCGCTCCTCCGGCAGCCAGACATTCTCGCTGCTAGACCCGGACACTGTCACTCGCTCGCTTCAGCTCGACTGGCAGCAAATCGGACAACGCTATATCGACAGCACGCGACCGTTGACCGGATCGAAGCCACGCTTCATTGACAAGCTTCCACACAACTTCCTCTATGCCGGCTTTATCGCCAAGGCGCTACCGAAAGCCAAGATCATCTGCCTGCGCCGGCACCCGATGGATACTTGCCTGAGCAACTTCAGACAACTGTTCACGCTCAGCTCGCCGTACTACGACTATTCATTCGATCTGCTCAACGTGGGGCGGTACTACGTGTTGTTCGATCGTCTGATGGCGCATTGGCAACACGTGCTGCCAGGCCGCATCCTCGAAGTCGAATACGAGGCGCTGGTTGACGCCCAGGAGGCCGGCTCGCGCGAGATCATCCAGTTCTGCGGCCTTTCGTGGAACGATGCCTGTCTCGATTTCCACCAGAACGCATCGCCGGTCGCTACGGCCAGCGCAGTCCAGGTAAGAGAGCCAATGAACCGCCGGACCATCGATCGCTGGCGCAACTACGAAGAGCAACTGGTCGAGTTGCACGCGCTCCTGCGCGGCGAAGGGATCGCGGTCGACTGA
- a CDS encoding tetratricopeptide repeat-containing sulfotransferase family protein, with the protein MTDPAQTYEQALAAFNRQDWRGLLEHTAKLIPIAPEHAGLHYLTGVAALELRIPQLAAQHMARATQLDPTNSRYAVQYAKTLIALHRTSEALTVANRAMALQPRDAATLDTLGVVFSFCNAYDRATAVFRQVVELAPHVGLFRFNYATALISAGELATAENELERCLELEPTRWNANLTLAQIRKQTPSSNHVTRLENALAGAGSDLSANMYLHLALAKELEDLADYPNAFDHLTKGKTAAGKSRAYSSGQDKEIFESLMTAFSEPVTESRGFLTDEPIFIIGMPRSGTTLVERIVSSHPDVYTAGELSNFSAVLKQASRSRTPLLLDPDTIAHASDLDWEAVGRSYIDSTRPLTGSRPRFIDKLPHNFLYAGFIAKALPKAKIICLRRNPMDSCLSNFRQLFTLTSPFFDYTFDLLDVGRYYILFDRLMSHWRRVLPGRILEVDYESLVDAQEQGSREIISFCGLTWDDACLRFHENAAPVATASAAQVREPMNRKSVDRWRRYEPQLGELKALLLEAGIPIE; encoded by the coding sequence ATGACCGATCCCGCGCAAACCTATGAACAGGCACTAGCAGCCTTCAATCGACAGGACTGGCGTGGCTTACTTGAGCACACGGCGAAATTGATTCCGATCGCTCCGGAACATGCTGGATTGCATTACCTAACCGGGGTAGCGGCACTTGAGTTGCGGATACCGCAGCTCGCCGCACAACATATGGCCCGGGCGACCCAGCTCGATCCGACAAATAGCCGATACGCCGTCCAGTACGCAAAAACGCTGATCGCCCTGCATAGAACCAGTGAGGCATTGACGGTTGCCAATCGGGCCATGGCGCTGCAACCGCGGGATGCGGCGACACTCGACACCCTGGGTGTCGTGTTCTCGTTTTGCAACGCGTATGACCGTGCCACGGCCGTCTTTCGCCAGGTTGTGGAACTGGCCCCCCATGTCGGCCTGTTTCGCTTCAACTACGCCACTGCGCTGATCTCCGCGGGTGAGCTGGCCACTGCGGAGAACGAACTGGAACGCTGCCTGGAGCTCGAGCCGACGCGATGGAATGCCAACCTGACCTTGGCCCAGATCCGCAAGCAGACGCCATCGAGCAATCACGTTACTCGTTTGGAGAACGCACTGGCCGGTGCCGGAAGCGATCTTTCGGCAAACATGTATCTCCATCTCGCACTTGCCAAGGAGCTGGAGGATCTGGCGGATTATCCGAATGCTTTCGACCACCTCACCAAAGGTAAGACTGCGGCCGGAAAATCGCGTGCTTATTCGAGCGGTCAAGACAAAGAAATTTTCGAGTCCTTGATGACCGCATTTTCCGAGCCTGTTACCGAGTCGAGAGGCTTTTTGACCGATGAGCCGATTTTTATTATCGGCATGCCCCGCAGCGGAACGACCCTGGTCGAGAGAATCGTAAGCAGCCACCCGGATGTCTATACCGCGGGCGAGTTGTCTAACTTCAGCGCGGTTCTAAAACAGGCATCTCGAAGCCGGACACCCTTGCTTCTCGATCCCGACACCATTGCACACGCAAGCGATCTCGACTGGGAAGCTGTGGGTCGAAGTTATATCGATAGCACCCGACCGCTCACGGGCTCTCGACCCCGGTTCATCGACAAGCTTCCGCATAACTTTCTCTATGCAGGCTTTATAGCGAAGGCTTTACCCAAGGCAAAGATCATCTGCCTGCGCCGCAATCCGATGGACTCGTGTCTTAGCAATTTCAGACAACTGTTTACGCTTACCTCGCCATTTTTCGATTACACATTCGATTTGCTTGACGTAGGTCGCTACTACATTTTATTCGATCGCCTCATGTCGCATTGGCGTCGCGTTCTTCCCGGCCGCATCCTGGAGGTCGACTACGAATCCCTGGTCGATGCCCAGGAACAAGGCTCGCGGGAAATCATTTCCTTCTGCGGATTGACCTGGGACGACGCCTGTCTGAGGTTTCACGAGAACGCTGCGCCGGTGGCCACGGCCAGCGCAGCACAGGTTCGCGAACCCATGAATCGAAAATCCGTCGATCGATGGCGCCGCTATGAGCCGCAACTGGGCGAGCTGAAGGCCCTTTTGCTCGAGGCGGGCATCCCCATCGAATGA
- a CDS encoding TonB-dependent receptor, with protein sequence MLKSKLSAAVLVALAVGYSSAYAAGAPQDTQSDQSADASKAKKLEAVTVTGSLIPQTQVETATPVITITASDLKAKGFTTVAEALQQSSFATGAVQGANFSGGFTQTAQTLSIFGLPVGFVKYLIDGRPMGDFPALYNGSDAFNNLSGLPVEMVDHIDILPGGQSSLYGSDAIAGVINIVLKKKLDAPVLDVRYGWHKDGGGADRRVYLADSFTWGKLNVLAGVQFESTQPIWGFDRSLTRQYYQQGTSPAVASRDYLVLSEYQGTGYQDPNVLNPGVGCSNVSSLYGGKTAYQSRAGSGNYCGEFVSPGYATLTTDQKTANLYTHATFDVNDNVQLYGDLLYNYDEQKYQPGSNFMFWSTQDYGLIYDQKLQDLVLLQHAFSPEEVGGYKNIEDKNTENSYNLNLGVKGTFGSSKWDYDLGFTHSQDQLLSRTFQRFKGPIDAYFQSHVLGPQQGLDPLFNYYPVFSPNYNAFYQPVSQADFDSFTGYTSTRSKTWDNMLRAQITNASLFSLPGGDAGLAIVAEGGNQGWDYSPDARVLNNQVWGFTDVQGAGHRSRWATTAEFSAPITSMLTVDLSGRYDNYKVLNKDVDHGTYNIGLEFRPFEMLLIRGKYGTAFKVPTLADEFQGQSGSYSFVTDYTNCAIDGATPDKIAACKPKYSSVQYFGTTNGDPTLKPITAKVWNYGFVLAPLPQMSLSVDYYHYNIKNEVAPQFADNLSLKEYQCSIGQIDPNSPTCLNAVASITRGPSTDGVHLGTIQSIYTPKVNVSQELVNAVVANFGYIQDIGRFGKLSFNTSYSNVLKHELEQFPGDPPIDELRDPEFSTDFKTKVNASITWTYDKWSTTLYGNRYGSTPNFVATQVGYGAPNAGKLAPWFVYNASVTFNPTDNLALSFLVDNVFNNMPPVDHSYPGTEGTPYNSLNYNVNGRAYYVQATYKFGKAN encoded by the coding sequence ATGTTGAAGTCCAAGCTTTCGGCTGCCGTTTTGGTGGCTTTGGCGGTTGGCTATTCCAGCGCGTACGCTGCTGGTGCACCGCAAGACACGCAAAGTGATCAGTCGGCCGATGCCAGCAAGGCCAAGAAACTCGAAGCCGTTACGGTTACCGGCTCGCTGATTCCGCAGACCCAGGTTGAAACGGCTACGCCGGTTATCACCATCACAGCCAGTGACCTGAAGGCCAAGGGCTTCACCACAGTCGCCGAGGCGCTGCAGCAATCGTCGTTCGCGACGGGCGCGGTGCAGGGTGCGAACTTCTCGGGCGGCTTCACCCAGACGGCGCAGACCCTCAGCATTTTCGGTTTGCCGGTCGGCTTCGTGAAATACCTGATCGACGGTCGCCCGATGGGTGACTTCCCGGCACTCTACAACGGTAGTGACGCCTTCAATAACTTGAGCGGCCTGCCGGTCGAGATGGTCGATCACATCGACATCCTGCCGGGCGGCCAATCGTCGCTGTACGGTTCGGACGCTATCGCAGGCGTCATCAACATCGTGCTGAAGAAGAAGCTCGATGCGCCGGTGCTCGATGTGCGCTACGGCTGGCACAAGGATGGCGGTGGCGCTGATCGCCGCGTGTACCTGGCCGACAGCTTTACCTGGGGCAAGCTGAACGTGTTGGCCGGCGTGCAGTTCGAAAGCACGCAGCCCATCTGGGGCTTCGATCGCAGCCTGACCCGGCAGTACTACCAGCAGGGCACCAGCCCGGCGGTGGCCAGCCGTGACTATCTGGTGCTGAGCGAATATCAGGGTACCGGTTATCAGGACCCGAACGTGCTCAATCCCGGCGTTGGCTGCTCCAACGTAAGCAGCCTATATGGCGGCAAAACGGCGTACCAGAGCCGTGCGGGCAGCGGCAATTATTGCGGCGAGTTTGTCAGCCCGGGCTATGCCACGCTGACCACGGATCAAAAGACGGCCAACCTTTATACCCATGCAACGTTCGACGTGAACGACAACGTCCAGTTGTATGGCGATCTGCTCTACAACTACGACGAACAGAAGTATCAGCCGGGCTCCAACTTCATGTTCTGGAGCACCCAGGACTATGGCCTGATCTACGATCAGAAGCTGCAAGATCTGGTGCTGCTGCAGCACGCTTTCTCGCCCGAGGAAGTGGGTGGCTATAAGAACATCGAAGACAAAAACACCGAGAACTCCTACAACCTCAATCTGGGTGTCAAGGGTACGTTCGGATCTTCGAAGTGGGACTACGACCTCGGCTTCACGCATTCTCAGGATCAACTGTTGTCGCGCACGTTCCAGCGCTTCAAGGGGCCGATCGACGCCTACTTCCAGAGCCATGTGTTGGGCCCGCAGCAGGGTCTGGACCCGCTGTTCAACTACTACCCGGTGTTTTCGCCCAACTACAATGCTTTCTATCAGCCGGTCTCCCAGGCTGATTTTGACAGCTTCACGGGCTATACCTCGACACGTTCAAAGACGTGGGACAACATGCTGCGCGCGCAGATCACCAACGCGTCGCTGTTCTCCCTGCCCGGCGGCGACGCCGGCTTGGCGATCGTGGCTGAAGGCGGCAACCAGGGTTGGGATTACTCGCCGGACGCGCGTGTACTGAACAACCAAGTCTGGGGTTTCACCGACGTGCAGGGTGCGGGCCATCGTTCGCGTTGGGCGACCACCGCCGAGTTCAGCGCACCGATCACCTCGATGTTGACGGTCGATCTGTCCGGTCGCTATGACAACTACAAGGTTCTGAACAAGGACGTGGACCATGGCACGTACAACATCGGTCTGGAGTTCCGTCCGTTCGAAATGCTGCTGATCCGTGGCAAGTACGGCACGGCATTCAAGGTGCCTACGCTCGCCGATGAGTTCCAGGGCCAGAGCGGTAGCTACTCTTTCGTGACCGACTACACGAACTGCGCCATTGACGGCGCGACCCCGGACAAGATCGCAGCGTGTAAGCCCAAGTACAGTTCCGTTCAGTACTTCGGCACCACCAACGGTGATCCGACGCTGAAGCCGATCACGGCCAAGGTGTGGAACTACGGCTTCGTCCTTGCGCCGCTGCCGCAGATGTCGTTGAGCGTGGATTACTACCACTACAACATCAAGAACGAGGTCGCGCCTCAGTTCGCGGATAACCTGTCGCTGAAGGAATATCAGTGCAGCATCGGCCAGATCGATCCGAACTCGCCGACCTGTCTGAATGCCGTGGCCTCGATCACCCGTGGCCCGTCGACCGATGGCGTACATCTGGGCACGATTCAGTCCATCTATACGCCGAAGGTGAACGTATCGCAGGAACTGGTGAACGCGGTCGTGGCGAACTTCGGTTATATCCAGGACATCGGCCGCTTCGGAAAGCTGTCGTTCAATACTTCTTACAGCAACGTGTTGAAGCACGAGCTTGAGCAGTTCCCTGGCGACCCGCCGATCGACGAGTTGCGCGATCCGGAGTTCAGCACGGATTTCAAGACCAAGGTCAATGCGTCGATCACCTGGACGTATGACAAGTGGAGCACCACCCTCTATGGCAATCGCTATGGTTCGACGCCGAACTTTGTCGCGACCCAGGTGGGCTACGGTGCGCCGAACGCTGGCAAGCTTGCGCCGTGGTTCGTTTACAACGCGAGTGTGACGTTCAACCCGACCGATAACCTGGCCTTGTCGTTCCTGGTGGATAACGTGTTCAACAACATGCCGCCGGTAGATCATAGCTATCCGGGTACCGAGGGCACACCGTACAACTCGCTCAACTACAACGTGAACGGTCGCGCTTATTACGTCCAGGCGACTTACAAGTTCGGCAAGGCAAACTGA